TCACtaggtggttacgagtagtaactcatgtagacgatgttaagtaaatagAAAATGGTAAACTGTGAGGTTGTGGACGTGATTTGGGCCATGGTTAtagcaagggtaaccaatggggccctgtgttgaaatgggttacctacGGGGCCCAGTGATGAGATATGTTGTGACACTAATTAACGTATGATACGTTATGGGAAGTTTCTTTTCGAGGAAaggaatgggtcccatgagacggttataattagtgagacgttaatgtatgatacgtcatgggaagtttctctttggagaagggaataggtcccatgagaaggttatagttagcgtggttagtggatgtccgaccctaatgtacgatacgtcatgtgatgactcgatcctcatgttatggtcttaagtgagaacatgctaggtacataacttaggtgcgctcacctaggaccttGGTACAGGATAAACAAGAGgaatggtggacccatgagacggttgtagttagtggatgtgggaggaaaagatctcgtggagaggatccttagatttcatgtaagatgatggatagtaaagaaaaagacgatgtgctattattctgtacctcttgtgtattatcaattgtgatattattgttattattgaatgctaattgtagagtaaggggttggtaggattgagattattctacTGAGTGAAATATCACTCACGAATACATATGTATCCTAGTAGATTTGTTGCTTCGGTAATCAAgttgccagagggtgcagggttcaatggtggagctgttTGACACAAGATGAATAACAAGGGCGAAGACCGAGTACGCTTGAGATCTATATCAAGACTAAAGTCGCTCTGAAGATGTTTAAATAAATgttagaatttttgtatttttttttgtaaatgtaaattttgtacaacgacaaataggggcctagtagtttgtaaaatttagtatattttagggttaatgcttccgaaattccgTGGAAAATCGAGGTGTTACACAAATTATCTTTTCATTGTCCTGTTTTTTAAATAATTCTGGTAGTTGTATTGGATCTGACCAATTTGAGAGAagggtaaaatggaaaaaataaagaatttttgTGCCTTTGTCTTTTcaaatagacaatttttttggtacacaaaaaagaagaattttggtcaaagaaaatgggacggaggaagtatttcTTTATTAGATTTAATTGTAGAGACTTTTAAGTTCATTATAGAGAGGTGCTTCTCCTGAATGAAATTTTCATTCATGGCTCCGCCACTTCTTACACTACCCCATGCATGTTTAAAAATTCTTCCCTTCAAAAGTCTGTCCAAAATTCCAATTTGCCGGAACGACATTATCCGAGTCCACCGTCCTCCCGTCGCTGGTGGTCACCTGAAACGACAGCGCCTCCCCCTTCAGCTGCGTCGACGTAAACCAATTCTGTCCCCAGTTCCTCTGCATGGGAATCCAACCCGTCCTCGATCCCTTCACCCTCACGGCAACGACGTCGCCAACCCCTCCCACGTTATAAATCAGCACGAGGATAAAATACGGATTCCCACTCGGACTCATATAAAACCTCATTCCCCCCTGCTTAACGCAGGGGATTCTCTGGTAAGAGACCGGGACGACTCCGGCCTTGTAGTAGGCGATTTGGAGGAACATCGGTAAGGTGAGGTCGAAGTGCTTCTGGGGAGGGTTGCACCATACGTCtactgtttttgtgtagtttggcgGGCAGAAGTTGGTGGCGGTGATTTTGATTGAGACGGCGGGTGTTTTGCACCACTGGGGGTCGTTCACACAGTAAATCTCAAAACAAGCGCCGCAGGCGGCGCCGTGGTTGAAGAGGGCTGTGCTGAGTGCTGCTGTTTGGAGGCCGTAACCTTGCTTGATTGTGTCTCCGTATCCGCAAGCTCCCTCTGCACAAAACAGAAAAGCAGATGCAGGGTATTGAAGTTTGTTCATGTAATTGTTACAAAAATTTTAATCAAGCTATACGATTAAAAATGGTATAGATACATAACCCgaaggggtttggccaagtagTTGTGAGAAAATAATAAGCGCGCTTCCATGAAATCACAGTTTCATTCCCACGAAGGCCAAACATTCCGAACCTTGGAGCCGGGATTATGCCCGGTTACCTTCAAGCCCCAGAATTAATCGAAGTGCACGCAAGATAGATATATTTTGCATAATCTTGTGCATCATTTTAGTTAAGCAGAGCATCGATCTGGTGTTTAATTATTTACACAAAAGTTAATATCTAAAAACTATAAtttagaactttgaaaaaaaacaactatAATTGCAAAATAAATTTGCGTAGGACAATCGTGTCTACCCACTTGACCCTTTCATCCAAGGACAAAACTAGCAGTGCCAACTCCTATGTTTGAGTTGAGTTGAGGTGCCCAAGCCCGATCTCAAGTTTGGTTGTCCACTTACTattgagttataaaaaataaaaatatgtacaagtcaaaaaaaaattttaaggctAACACTGTGCTTtcagcttgaattacatcaaaaaatcaaaatgtaagCCCAATTAcgtgtttttaagtttctcaaTTCCTCCCTATGAGAcaaatcgaaaaagaaaaaaaatatccaaaactaTAACCATTCAAAAaaggacaaatttttttttaaacaaaaacctcacattttttcaaaatagacaGAACTTCTACttaaataaggaaaaacaaaaaaaaaatatttaaaaaggaaaagactTACGCAGAGTCTCTTCACCATTAGGGCCACCATAAAATGTTGCGCGCGCAGGTTCCCACCCAGCCACTACATAAATCATAGCCATTGCCATTACACACACCAGCACAAACTTAGGGTTTGCCATGTCTGGCTCTAACAATCAATGCAGAatacaagtgttttttttttctttttggctcAAAGCTAAAACCAGGGGCTTCACGTCAATATTTATAGGCACAAGAAAAAATTGTTTGTCAATAGCGGATAAGACAAcatatttaattttctttccaaTAAGGTAAcaatatttacaaaatatatatagtcTTGGTAGATTCTTATCCTGTTAATGTAACCAAATTATGGTATCTGTAATTCAAATATAGAATGGAAATTTAATCagaatttttgtaaataaacCAAGAAATTAATTAGAATGCCGGATCTAGTGGTAAATTCGAAGTTTTAAGAGAATCcaattctagaacaaaaaaaatttaattccaAATATGTTATGGCAGTATATAGACATTTATTTAATGGCAAACCATAGGgtaaatttttttctatttaaatAAGTTACAGTGCATTTGTCTAATTAATTAACCATTGATGATCCTGATCGATGCATGGATGACCACAATTAATATGCTTAATTTGTTGCAATCATTTTCATATATACAACATAAAAAATATTGGTTAGTACGTTCACTTTCAATTTTGAGTTCCATGATTTCTAATCAAATGATTTGGCGTGTACAGTCAAAAGAAATAAGGCCCCGTTTGTtagcatttatatatataatataatctAAGTTATGTACGTAGCTTAttattattgtaaaaaaaagttagtGAATGGtgtttgttactccctccgtctttaAAAAAGTATCCGACGCGCAAATCTAAGCCTTACAAAAGATGTatatttttggttaaaaaatctaattttttttcacaatctaatagatcaaactcattgctatctattgatttgtgaaaaaaatttaatctttttaacaaaacaaatgcatcttttgaAAGACTTAGGTTTGCGCGTCGGAAACTTATTTAGGGACCGAGAAGTAGCAATTATAGAAAGTCACTTATATAGATTTTCTAgctcatttgaaaaaaaataaaaaaaataatttaaagcTCCAATTTGTAGCTTTTTTCTTGTATAAAGTTAAGAAAGCAATAAGTATTCTTCCATGAGGTTATATGTTCCATTCCCATAGAGGTCAAATATTCCAAACCTTAGGGCCACTGGGGGATATGTCTGGTCGTTACCTTCAGGGCTCCGCAATTAGTCGAGGTAAATGTAAGCTAGCTCGAACATCcgattctaaaaaaaagaaaatgcgtTGGCGTAGAAACACATAATTCAAGGGTGGCTCCACAAAACTATGAAGGTCAATCTAGACTTGCTTGGAATTTACAATAAGCTATTTTATAACTTATTTAATCAAACAGTTTGAACTTTAAACCTTTTATTCTAGTTTGTAAAAAGTTGCACAAAAGCATGCATATgacttatattattttaaaaaggttAAGTGGATGGCCAAAATTGAAAAGCTTAACGTATAATTGATAAAGAACGAGGCTTGCCTATTAAGTGCGAAATTGACACCATTTTATTTGGTTCACTAactaataaaaatttacaaaggTAAATTGAGTTTATCGATTGATGTTTTaataaagagaaaatcttatttacggaggagccataaataaagtttacggcACTCAATCTCGGCtgtccaaaattgttttttgtccAAATTACTTTTCGACGGCTGAGATTGTGCGgaaccgtgaataagtttctctctttcataAATCATATCcatcttgaaaaaaataaaacatcgTAATTTTCATTTGGTTACACTTCGAGGTTTAAAAGATGAAAGGGATCCATATTGGCGGACCACACACCACAGTCACAGGACCCCTTCTGAAAACTCCTCCTAGAAAGGGCTGGGCTTCTCTCCGGTCCCTTTGAGTAACTAAATTGGATAGGTGCATACATTTGTGAACTCTTTCCGATCGAGCTCACTTCAACAGTCGGACTTGTCCACTATTTAGACCTCGTGGAGATATATGAGTtgtcaaaaattgtgttcatcaCAAACCGCATTGATATGTCCTCGAAATATATTTAATTGCCAAAAATAGAACAAATAAATTATAAAGCACTGAAtgatcaaaatttgtttttgcatCGTACATGCGTTGATATGACAAACGTTCTCGAcgaaatctaaaaaaaaaagaagaagacaccTATCTCTGTGCTTTGACAAACAAATTTGTTGGTTCTCAAATTTTGTTGATCTTTTAATACTTTTATTCTTCGTTCTACTGTATGTGTTCGGGTAAATGCCCAACGGgagacttaaatattcatccttaCTCTCTTActtacttatgttttcatcctagTCAGTTTAAACATTTAAGTTTccatcctctcttttttttaatcccaatAGTACCCTTATATAATACGTTGggtatcatatatatatatatatatatatatatatatatatatatatatatatatcacagaTTTTTTGGATGAAATCTTAAAGTTCATGGTCCTGTCTGTCTGTTATTATGGGATATCAAGTCCCATAATACAAGCTTTCCAATTACAAAACCACGCATTCCATGTATCTTTCCTTCATTGGAATCTGGCGGCCACCGTCCGAGAGGAGACCAACGACCACCGTCCCCTTCTCAAGGACGAAATCAACGATGGAGAGTCTTCCAGCGGCCGCCATCCCCTTCTCCAGGCCTGCGCTGATTTGAAGCCAAAGCCAACGAAGATCCAACTCAATGGCGTAGCCAGGAATTAACGATAGTGGGGGCACTTTTTAAACAcactttaacaaaaaaaaaaatttcataattagcaacaccaaaataataaaagaatgcttgtgctaaaaataatttaaaaaaaagctaACACATTTAGTAAGGAAGGTAGTAATTTCATAAACTATCAAAATAAtcaattgtttgaattgtcTTAATGGACTAAGTCTAATAGCAGTTAGATacacaataactaaaatgttagtaatatttagcaatcttgatccaatcagaaaaaatgtgcttttcttttcaaattttatgcttAAACCTCTAATTTCGTCACGCGTTGTGAGTTCTATCGACAAAGACAATATTACTTTCAAAATAGTGAATAATTAATGAAGTACaatgcatataacccatggCTTAGCCACTTACAAATTTGGACATTATGTATTGAGGAGTTTCAAATGGTGAGTGGTGactctttttattcattaaacatCTCACTTCGCAAGTGTAGTAGAATTGTTGtaatattggaaacaaaaagttgcgaatgaaatatatacaaaatgtattaaagtaattaaacaaagaataattTAAGAAGCCAATTACagggaaaaaatacaaaatctgaaaaaaaaaaaaaaaaaagagtattcagTGGGGGCGCATGACCCCGCTCGTCCTCAagtggctccgccactgatCCAACTATGGCAGTGCAAAGATATggtttttttccaattttttcatgggaaaatttcactgacctcccctgaggtttctgacaaatgcaaaaacctcccttgaggtttctgaaatgtcaCTGGCCTCccttactttttgaattattgtcCACACTTCCCCTTCTGTCAACATAACGTTAAATCATTAACGGTAAAGTGTGACATAAGCATTGCTTCTTTGTTTTATGCCAAGAGTACCCTTGAAAACAAACCAATTACATTCACCAACCAaatcacgtttttttttttttttttcatttctcttttttctcttcccaTGTAGTATGCCATACTTTCCATAAAATTATTCTAGATCTATACCTTCTTTTTATGTACAGCGAAAAGAAATAGCCTAACttctgttttttgaaaactttgtgaAATTGTATAGTTTCAGGAAACTTTAATTGGTTTATGTACTAAAAATTAGTAGTAATAGTTTTCACGCTACTTTGTTTTTTCATTGTCTATCTCTTTCTCCAGTGAATATGTTTTCAATGTCCAAAGACAACGTATTTTCTTATCTGAGGAGCCACCGAGTTTAGTTCGGCtttgtcaacaattttttttaaagtttcacCGTATATACATTCACAAAATAGATATATCGACATTTTAACCAAGAATGACAATAACTAAGATAAAGGAAAACAAACTAATTGGTGTTAAGGAGGGTTTTAATTTAGTCTTTTATATCATTCGATATTGCACTGCAAGTCTGTTTTTAATGCAATTGCATAGAGTCTTTTATATCATTCGATATTTTGTCTTTAACGGTAAAGTGTAATATCATTCCAATAGTtaacattgcatccccaaagtatcaattttgtctttaaatGGTCCCTGCAGCTCATGCCATTCCTTCCCTCtgtcaaaaccaagggcaagcTTGATATTTCACCTCTCCTAGCACGCCAAaccccctctctccctcaaaatagtgtcgtttggttggaaagattgatttttctcttccatgattctcttagggttctcattgaaagctttaaaatcaaaaaaaaaaattatgactctttagaatatataaaatgatcaaaaaattaagatctttgCATAGGcttaaacagattgaaaatttgaacacttaatttttttcaccatatttttgaatatataaatagcttaaaaaatcaagtgttttaattttcaacctgtttgaaccgatgcgaaggtcttaattttctgatcattttatcctaaagggtcataattaattttttgacttaGAACTCTAAGAGAACCatggaagagaaaaatcaatcttatatatttttaggctatttatatataaaaaaattaattatgaccttttaggataaaatgattgaaacacttgatttttttttaggctatttatatattaaaaaatatggtaaaaaaattaaatgttcaaattttcaatctgtttgaacatgtgtgaagatcttaattttttgatcattttatcctaaagagtcataattatttttttgactttaaggctttcaatgagaaccctaagagaaccatggaagagaaaaatcaatctttccaaccaaacgacaccgttttgagggagagaggggTTTGGCGTGTTGAGAGAGGTGAAATACCAAGCTTGCCCTTGTTTTTGACGTAGGGAAGGAACGGCGTGAGCCGCAGTAACTatttaaagacaaaattgatactttggggatgcaatgttaACAATCATACCCAAAACCCAATCATCAACTTCCCACAACCACACCCAATCTGCATTCAGTTCAAGGTATGGACTTgagcttatttatttttacttaatTATCCCATACTCACCTAAAGTGAGTATCATCCACCTACTTTTTTAGCAAGTGAAAAAAATTGCAACCCCCTTGATTAAATTAAGTCTTTcacaatcttttttttcttctcacaagatggaccaaaaaagtcaaaagatTTAACTAAACTGTGAAAAAATTTGTCGTActtaaaaatcaaataaatccaaaaaactgccaataatttttcataatattaacATGCCTAAACTCCAAATATTTTATAAGACTCCAATTTATTATGTTTTCGAAATTGTGTGATTATATGTCATCTATCTCATTCTTAAAAGTAAaggaatttctaaaaaaaagaaattactaaaattgaaagaaaaaatacagtAATTACTTCAAAATGTCAAGTCAGAGATGACTATtttttcattgttcatcaaattTTATCcattcttttacttttcaagTGTGGTTAAACTAGATATACCCAAAAGTAagaaagtttgaaaattaaaaaattagactaaaaattcaaaaaaaaaaacgcgtAATTAACCTTATATAACTTTTTAAtattaaaaactcatttttcaaaataaaaccaagtatgattttatgatttattttatttttctttctctcgtAAAAGTGTATGGTGGCTTCTTTCCACTTCCGACACGGGGAAAAAATGAACAAAGGTTAAAGAGAATGAGAAAGATACAGGAAAGGAAGAGTAGAATAAAGGAGAGGGCATTGAGGACTTTTGCTTCCAAAAGTTGACACCGTTTAAGTCAAGTTAGTTGTAGGGGGGAATCTATAGAATATTTTCAAAAGCAAGGGAGGGCAGtgacatttcagaaacctcaggggaggtttctgcatttgtcagaaacctcaggggaggtcagtgaaatttacccttttttcaTTTACTACGTTGgtcaaatatttcaattttttgattgTGCTAATGGATCTACTGTTGTATTTGGTTTTGGATCTATTGTTGTATTTGGAAAGATCTGGATTTTTGCCGAGAAAACATGATTttgatttatttagttttatgcgatttcatgataaattatttactttatttatcatgaaatatgtttgttttgaaatagtgatgaaattaaagaaaagatttgggtttttttcgAGAAAACATAATTTtggtttatttagttttattcGATTTCATGGAAAGATCGGAACGGTTCATGATGAAGGCCTTTGGCCATCAGGTTTGTGGATTATCGGTATTGGCCAACCAGACATGACAAAGTGACAATgttttatgaaattaacataataagttgaccacattttTGAATGTATTGATAATGTTAAAATGCTCATGTATTAACCAAAAAAGGTCatatttttaattgatcttattctatgaaatatggttaaattaccatcaaaacaagTGTTATCGTGATCAGCGTtttatggttaaattaccatgtcgATTTCAACATTTCATGACCATTCGTAATCTAGCTTGAAACCGATTTAATAAACATGACATACTCCCAAAATATTatcattgaaatataaaagtaatcaatcatattaaaattaccaaaaaatatgaactatgattgttttgatgcgattcaatttgaaatataaaagtaataggataaaaaataaaagtaatcaatcatatttaaatttaccaaatcccacttaattaggaaaacaatccaatccgatcccactaaattgggaaaacattccaatccaatcccactaaattaggaaagcaatataacataatatttgtatatcatagtgaaaagggtaagaaaaataattcacacactgaaaggatgaaaacataagcatgaaaaaggGCGGGATGAATTTTTACATGGCATGGATaaagaggatggatatttaaaccatgacattttccaaaagcatgAGCATGTTTCAAAATCTCCAGGTTGGAAGGCTTTAAGCTAAAACTTCCAAAGCTGCAAAACAAAATGTCGTTCCCATTTTCCCCCTCTTCACAAAACCAAGTCATCCATGCAACtagtaaaggaaaaaaatgagcaATACTATGGTGACCATCGATCTTTGGTCACCACATTTTAGATAGCATCGATCTCTGGTCACCACATTTTAGATAGCATGTGATGTGTCATTACTGTATTGATAGAGTACACGACAAGTGAGGTGTACTCTACTGATACAACAGTGACATATCGCATGGTATCCAAAATGTTGTCACCAAAGCATTAGTGAAGAAAAATACATGCACGCCCTTGAGTCAATCAAAGCTTCAAGCTTGTCACACTTCCTTATGACGTTAATCGCCAAGCATTGAAACAAGAACATGAAATTTGGTGCCAAAGATGAAAAGAGAACAGAGCTTCACGTATTTCTCCCAAAAGAAAAATCGTGTAGCATATGAAAGACCCTTTTTTCAGGGAGAGACAAAGATCGAATTCGATGAACACGACATTCCAGcataatttttgttgttgtccaAAAATGTTCTATCCACTTCAGGTGTAAGAGCACATCAATCTACTAATTAAGTTCAAACTGGTAACAACAGAAATGACGAAAGCCCAAACTTATCGTGCCATTCTTGCATTTAAGTATCCACAAAAGAAGATTTTGCTTAGTTCTTCATGGCTCAATACTAAACAGGGGCTGCAAATGGAATAGGAATGTTTTAGGCAATCATAGACTCTGAAAATTATAATCAACTAAAAAGGtcaaggaaaaaattgatttgagaGACGAGAGAAATACAAACCGTGTCCACACTAACTGGTTTCCCATCAATTGCAATTATCTCAACTATAGTTCCAGATCGATCAGCCTGATACAAAGCATCATGAAGTCAAAATCAATTGATTATCAAAAAACCATCTAGGAAAAACAGTCTGCGCTACTGTGCAAATTTTCGGTGAAGTGGCTAATGGGAATTATTTGGCTAATTAAAAAGGATTCAACCCATATACAGAATGTAAGATCAAGCCTTCACACTTAAACAATGTAATCAAAGTTACTTTCTGTCACATTTACAAAGGaggtcaaaattttaaaatggacGGCCTATATCAGAATAGTGTCTCATCTCATAAAGGGTCCCAACTGGAGCTTTCCAGTTTCATTTCCCCCAAGAAATCTAATCATATGGTCTCGAGCTATGTTACACATGGAGAAACCTTTGCAAACCAGACAATTAGGTATCTCAATatgttatatctgttttcccTTCTCGGCAAGCATACATTAGTATAAAGATTGAAACTAAGATCCATAAGAAAATGGTTACATAAACAAGAGACTTACTTCAATTTCGTTCATCAATTTCATGGCCTCAACGATGCAAAGAACTTGACCTTTCTGGACCGTGTCTCCTACCTGCAGAAGCACAACCAGGAACCAGAGACAGGTAAACTATGATTGTACTTCAACTTGAGAAAAAAAGCTACCACATATTTTGTTACAAGTACTAATCGACATGGATGCTGCAATTTCATACATGCTAGAGAGGCGAATACTTGCATTCCTAGAGAAAGGACTTCTGGTTGACTGaacctatgtagcaccgacaccgGCACTGGACACAACACGGACACTCTGACACCTATGCAGTACAGGCACTTCACCAAAAGCAACGTACCAGTGTCTGACACTCTCCAGACATAGAAATGTCTGGGCTCCAGACAGGTGTCCAACACTTGATTTCAAAGTGTCCCAAAATTTTCTGTTGGACACTCTCCTAACACTCAGACACTCCAAGGACACGCACATGACACTTTTCGAACACTTAGCTTGTATTTTAATGATTCTTTGTGTGTATTTTTCACTATTCCTATGAAAACATTTACTTCATTATGGTAAGATTAAACTTGCGTCGTATTTTAACAAattctttttcccttcatttttggtgtgttttccaTGATTCCTATTAAAACATCTGTTACATCATGAGAATATATCAAAATTAACGTGTCACCCAGCATGCTGTGTTGTGTCCAAATATGTTCAGGAGAATCGGTGTTGTATAGCATGTCCATGCCGGTGCTACATAGACTAGACCAATATAATTTCTTCAAGAATTGGAACTAACATCTGCAAATAATTCTTCAAGCATGGGAATCAGTTTGTGTGCACCTGGATGCACAAACCGTTGAAACGAATAAAGAAATTTACCTTTACAAAAGGAGGAGCTCCTGGTGCAGGAGCACGGTAAAAAGTTCCAGCCATTGGACATTTGAATGGAGGATGGGATGATTTTGGCTTAGCAGGGGCAGGTGGTGCTGGTAACAAAGCTGGAGGTGAAGGAGCAGGACCAGCGGAAGCAGGAGCAGGAGCACTAGGTTGCAGTGGATGATATGGAGCCATAGCTTGGGGATAATGCGGTTGCATCATAACAACAGGAGCTGTAGCAGTATTCTGTTCCAAAGCTTCCTTTTTTCTTATAATGAGTTCACAATCCAGTTGCTTCAGCTGCAGCTCCACGATGtctcttgaatccacaagcctaataaggaaaataatatttaaGTGAATGAGGAAATATATCCAGCAAACAAACACCCTGGGAGAAAATGAAGGGTTCCTTTTAATGCACCTTACAAGGTCTGCCACTTGGGTCATAAAAACTGAAATGGATGATGCATCTGGAACAGTAAGTAGAGCAGCAGATTTTATTGCAAGTTCCAACTCTGTCTCAGGAATTGGTGCAGAATTTGAAGATTCCATGACAGCAACCTTGGATGTGGGGGTTAGGTATCAGATAGGGCAGACATCAATATACGAAAGGAAATCACAGATAGAAGTGTGGGGATTAAGTGTAAAAACTGTATAAGAATGCACAGCTTACCTCATTAAGCTGGGCAAACACCTTTGAAGCATTAGATTTGTTGTGCCTTGACCCCTGCCACAGAAGATAAAAAAAGCATTGTGACAACAGTCTTAGAAAAAACTGGATGGCACATGCTGGTCTGGAAAGAGGGGAATAAGGAACTGGCAGGAACTAATGGATAAAGAGAATTGGATCGACAACAAGAGGGGTGGAGTGGCACTCACTGCAACTGCACAAATTTCCAAATAgctcattttccttcttttgatGGATCAAAAGTGGTTAATCTACATTATTGGTAACCTAGGGACTATTAGAgttttgtcccacattgattaattatcaccttcaaaaactagtatattGGTGGCCTCTCCATACTCATGGATGGCCAATTGGTTTTCGATTGGATGCTTTATGAGGAAAGTTTTTTAGAGAGTAAAAATACAAACTCATTTCAAGGGAGAACTGCATTTCTGTTCTCCCTTGCTACAATAGGTTAGGTGAAAGAAAAGGATAAGAAAACAATTCCAACTATTAACCCTTCTATTACAATTGTTCACTTTTGCAAATTAAAAGTTACATTTTTACACAAAGTTATTAACAAGCTACATTAATTTATATGGACTCGGTATGGTGGCATGTCGTCGGGTGCGTGTGTTTCTAAGGGTTGGACCCATCAAGCCTCTAATTAAAAGCTACGTGGATTCAGGATTCTGAAAAAAAGATCACATTTTTAAGTCGAGTATGTTTTGCTGGATATAACGGCATTTGTAGCAAATATGCAACCGGATATACATGTTATGAGTGTTAAATACGATAAGATAACAAGTATCCGAAGGAAGGAATTGACACATATCCCACTCTTTTCAAGGTGTCAAGTGTGAACAATAGTTCTTGTCTTC
This DNA window, taken from Rhododendron vialii isolate Sample 1 chromosome 8a, ASM3025357v1, encodes the following:
- the LOC131298681 gene encoding expansin-A23-like — protein: MANPKFVLVCVMAMAMIYVVAGWEPARATFYGGPNGEETLQGACGYGDTIKQGYGLQTAALSTALFNHGAACGACFEIYCVNDPQWCKTPAVSIKITATNFCPPNYTKTVDVWCNPPQKHFDLTLPMFLQIAYYKAGVVPVSYQRIPCVKQGGMRFYMSPSGNPYFILVLIYNVGGVGDVVAVRVKGSRTGWIPMQRNWGQNWFTSTQLKGEALSFQVTTSDGRTVDSDNVVPANWNFGQTFEGKNF
- the LOC131299197 gene encoding biotin carboxyl carrier protein of acetyl-CoA carboxylase 1, chloroplastic-like isoform X3; its protein translation is MASPSVPCPKTASLFVSSTHPIPKQHQHRLVSFQSSSPALLTGSSLKFQSRHNKSNASKVFAQLNEVAVMESSNSAPIPETELELAIKSAALLTVPDASSISVFMTQVADLVRLVDSRDIVELQLKQLDCELIIRKKEALEQNTATAPVVMMQPHYPQAMAPYHPLQPSAPAPASAGPAPSPPALLPAPPAPAKPKSSHPPFKCPMAGTFYRAPAPGAPPFVKVGDTVQKGQVLCIVEAMKLMNEIEADRSGTIVEIIAIDGKPVSVDTPLFSIEP
- the LOC131299197 gene encoding biotin carboxyl carrier protein of acetyl-CoA carboxylase 1, chloroplastic-like isoform X2 is translated as MASPSVPCPKTASLFVSSTHPIPKQHQHRLVSFQSSSPALLTGSSLKFQGSRHNKSNASKVFAQLNEVAVMESSNSAPIPETELELAIKSAALLTVPDASSISVFMTQVADLVRLVDSRDIVELQLKQLDCELIIRKKEALEQNTATAPVVMMQPHYPQAMAPYHPLQPSAPAPASAGPAPSPPALLPAPPAPAKPKSSHPPFKCPMAGTFYRAPAPGAPPFVKVGDTVQKGQVLCIVEAMKLMNEIEADRSGTIVEIIAIDGKPVSVDTPLFSIEP
- the LOC131299197 gene encoding biotin carboxyl carrier protein of acetyl-CoA carboxylase 1, chloroplastic-like isoform X1, with translation MASPSVPCPKTASLFVSSTHPIPKQHQHRLVSFQSSSPALLTGSSLKFQGSRHNKSNASKVFAQLNEVAVMESSNSAPIPETELELAIKSAALLTVPDASSISVFMTQVADLVRLVDSRDIVELQLKQLDCELIIRKKEALEQNTATAPVVMMQPHYPQAMAPYHPLQPSAPAPASAGPAPSPPALLPAPPAPAKPKSSHPPFKCPMAGTFYRAPAPGAPPFVKVGDTVQKGQVLCIVEAMKLMNEIEADRSGTIVEIIAIDGKPVSVDTVCISLVSQINFFLDLFS